TTTCGTCCACGCGTCTTACCTgtcgtctccctctctctctctctgtctctctctctgttcataACTTCATACGGTACGGAGTGCCCGTTGAGTTTTTTCTCTAGAAGAAGGGAAGGCGTGGACTTGGTAGGAGTCAAAGGGAAATTGTGCAAAGCTCCCAACTTTGACGGGTCTTTGGTCAGCCAAGAAACGCATTGGGCTTTCTTTGCTTGAATTGAACATGGAACGTGCGTTATAATTTCCCAACACGCGATCTTGTCTTTTGTCGCTCTCTTTTTATTACcctggttcttcttcttcttcaagatcTTCAAGAAACCTTCGTGAGATTCCATTGCGACGGCCATCACAATCGCACACCTCGATCCGGGTAATAACTGCATTTTGAGAGCTTGCTTAGTGGGGGTCAGTCTCGGGAGGCCTTGCAAGATGGTTCAGCTCAAGGAATTGTATccttctctctgtttttctccGATGAAATTTGTGTGTGTTGGCCATTCTCATgccatcttctttttctctttcgagTTTTCCGAGCTGCTAATATTGCTTGCAGGGTGATCGAATGGATCCCCCATAGAACTGGAAACGAGGAGGCTTTCGGTTATATCGCTTTCATAGCTTACGTTCCTGTCGTACTTGTACCCTTTAAGATCCTGAGTTGACCCAACGCCTGGGGTACCCATTTGTTGATGAAATCACAATCCTTTATAGGGTTACTCGTGTTACAATGCTTGttggatatcagaactgccttAGGAATCCTGTCCTTTTTCGCGTTCCTGTCGTACTTGTACCCTTTAAGATCTTGAGTTGACCCGACTCCTGGGGTACCCATTTGTTGATGAAATCACAATCCTTTATAGGGCTACTCGTGTTACACTACTGTTGGATATCAGAACTGTCTTAGGAATCCTGTCCTTTTTCGCGTTACTCCTTAACTTCTCGCTTTTTCGCAATGAAGCCGAATTGTCATGCCACTGTCATTGGAAGAAGTAATTCTCTTTAAATCTGTTGCTATTTGCTCTTTCTGTACTAGTCTTGCTTTGTGGCTGTCCGATCTAATATGTTATGATTTCATCTCTTGATTGCAGTATCAGGTAGCTCAGATGTATGCGGTCACGAAGATGCAACATCAGAGCAGAACTGATACCGAGGGGGTGGATATATTGGAGAGTAGACGCTTTGAAGATGGCGAATTCGGAAAGGGTCATTACACTTCTAAAGTCTATCGCTTGCAGAGGTAAGGATTGCTGATATCACTGTTCTTAAATTCTCAATATCAACTGTGTTGCTCCATCAAATCATCGGTTAAGTTGCTATGCTGATCTTTACCATTGCTTTGTTTTCTCACTCAATAGATGATTGCTCCATTAGAGTAGAATGCTGCTGCAATAACGGGAGAATTGTAGCATCCCTCATATTTTGACTTTTGGTTTACATAATGTAAGAGTGCCTATTTATTAGTTTTGTAGCCATGTTTTGGTATTGCTATTCCTCTTTCTGAAAATAGTCATGATTACTCTTTCCCTGTTAGGTTAAGGAGATTCATTCCTTCAATGTGTATTGGGCAGAGAGAGGTTGTGATCATTGTATATACTTATAAATCCTTTATATGGTTGACAGATACCTAGGAAGTTCCATGTTCCAATGTGGTCATTCACTTTGTCTTTAGTCTTTCGCACTATCATGAATATGGGTAACCTGAGAATCCACCCTCACTACTTCTTGTTACTTGGAAGTTATCTGGTGCAACGGAACCCTGAAGCGCCGTAGTTTAGCTCAAGGTTGTAGAGTGTCAAAACTTCTTTGTTTTTGCTAATTTTACTAGTGAATAGTACTTAATTGCATTTCTTTTCCTGCTAACCCTCAATCTTGGCTTTGATGTTCAGTGCTTggtgccctctctctctctctctctctcttatatttTGTTGATCTTATCGATATCTCAAGCTTACTGTGTTTTACCACTCTAACAGTTTCCTTCCCTTACGCTTGTTTGTGCAGCAAAGTTCCTGCTTGGTTGACTACTTTTGCACCAGCAGATGCTCTAATCCTCCAAGAGGAAGCTTGGAATGCTTTCCCAAGATGTAAAACAGGTATGCATATCTTTACAATATTGTCCTTCCTTGGAAATTTGTTTCTTGAACAACCActactaatttttttgtgtGCTCATTGCTAATGGATGTGATCTCCCTCAGTACTCAAGGTAATAGTTTTGTCCTAGCAGTTTGTAGGTTCTTTGGTCTAAAACATATTTCTAGAGCTGCATGCTTGTACTATATTATGCAGTAAATTGGGCTTACTATTGTCCGCATTTTACAGTGTccatactttacaaagttcagtCTAACTATTGAAACCATCCACAAGGCTGACAATGGGAAATCAGAAAATGTAAGTTTTTCTGGGTAATTCCATTTGAGTCTCCTCTTATGTCACTTTCTTTTTAGAATTAGAATGACCTTttgtctcttctctctccctcttaatCTCTCTTGCATGTGCTAACATTCAAGCTTGCAAAAACTAGGTTCATGGACTAAGTGAAGAACAACTAGCAACCCAACAGGTGGAAACCCTTGATATAGCTTCAGCTACGAAAGATTATTGGAGTTACGCTATTGGAAGCAGTGATGTGGACTTCTCGAAATTCAAGTCAGCCAGAACTGGACGTGGTCCTCTTTCAGAAGGCTGGCAGGTCTGGATTCTCATACCACTTATATCTCCATTTTTACCTTATATCTGAGCATATGGAAACTCTGGTCAATTTATCTGCGCTATCTGTCATGTGGAAAAGAAGCACGGTCATATGCACTCCCTTCTCTTATGAGCAAACATAagtctcttctttttctttttataatttgaaaaaattttactaGAAAAAAGCACCACCCAATACAACCCATCACAATCCATAAAAATCAAGCGCCAATAGGCACAGACTCAAACCTAGTCAAACAAAGCCCAATGTCCCACAGAACAGGCCAATAGGCCCATTATCCGAACCTAACACTAAACCCAAAGTCCCAATTAGAAATTTAAATGAATGAGTACTCTTATCTACTCCAATCCAAAGACAGTGAACTTGAATCAGTATTATCCTTGCTTTTCAGGACATCAATAAAGCACCAGTGCAACAACCATTCCCTGAAAACTACTCAACATTCACCAGAGAAACTACTCAACATTCATGGACCAATTCCTGCACAATGGTTTAACCTTATCAGAAACATGGAGATAAAACCTTCAAATGCAGCCTTAACAGAAAGCATAACAACAGCAGTGTCTCTGTGAGCTTAAGAGTGATTTTATCATGCAATACTATTTCTCTCCTTCCGAAGGTGGTAAAGAATAGCATTCCAAACTCATGAGATCAACCTTCAAACTCTTCCCTTTCTTATTCTGAAGCTCCCAATTGAATTCAAAATTCCAGTCCATAGTGGCTGTAGGATGACCAAGTAAAAGCAAGGCATGCTCCCAAATCTGTTTTGAGAAGGAACGGCTGAAGAATCATGCAGCTTGGATTCTAGCTGCTGATTACACAAATTACAAGTATCACCGATGGCACTCCAGATTTTCGATAGCACTTCAGATTTTGATCCTATCAAAGGCGGACAGCCTGTTTTGCATGATACTGGCAGAATTCCCACAGGGATAAGTTCTTGAGACCCAAACCACCTTCATACTTAGGAGAACAAAGCTCAGACCATGCTACTTTTGCTCATGTTGTTTTCCCATTGCTACCCTTCCATGAAAAAGCAGAACATCTCCTTTCAACAGCCTTCATCGCCTTTTCTTTAGGCAAGATAAAAATCTGATACCAGTAATTCAATATGCCGGACACCATGGACTTTATCAATTGCAGCCTTCCAGCATAGCTAGGTTTCTTTGTGGTCCATGAGTCTCTTCTCTAATGACTTGTCATGTGCTTCAGgagcttgttctttttttatcctCATATTGCTGCTCTTAGCTGCGTTTGCCCTTCTGTTCATTTCTCAAAGTGGTGTCCGTAACCAGTTGAATGATGTGAGCAAGGAAGAACTTGTGGATAACGTGTTATGTGGGTGATGACTTAGTGTTTCTTTGCATGTAGTAACATGTATGCTTTACTGATCATAGTTGTGAAATTCTGATAATGCCTGCAGAGTAAGTGCAATCCAGTTATGACAGCGTATAAGTTGGTGACTGTAGATGCACCGTATTGGGGTTTTGGTTACCGACTTGAACAAGCTATGCTCTCGGTAACTTAGCTcatcatttttccaaaaaaaataaataaataaataaataaagaaagttACTTAATTCTTGATTGCCTCGAAACTGATTCTTTGCTATTCTTTGCGTAGGCTGAAAGAGCTCTTTTTATAGAAAGTCATCGTAACTGTTTTAGCTGGATCGACGATTGGTATGGAATGACTGTACAGCGAGTACGTGAACTTGAACGCAATTTGCTACATGAGGTACAGATGTCCTGAAGCTGTTACTCGCAGAATTTCACTGTAATATTTGCTTTCACTGGGTCTCTTGGCAGAACAGAGAATCCTTGTATCGGATTGCTTCTAACATGTTCCTAGTTCGCAGCCAGGAGAaactttttcctaattttttttccttttttaccaaTGATGAAGCAAACTAATGATCATTGTTCGTTTGATGAAACAGAGAATTGCCACGCCAGGTGCCCTGAAGAGTGCCGAGGATAGCGAGCGGCCTCAGCTAAGATCAGATCAGCGACCCATTCCTGTGGAGCAAGAATAGTCGTCTGAGCGTATTAGCCTGTCATTTGGTCTACTAGGCATGTGTATTCGGCCCTGCAGATGTGAGGAAGGAGCATGGTTCATCCAGCCATTGTCCAAATTAAGTTACCTGGATGTGGGAAACCCACTATTATGTAAAACTTTATAGGAGAATTGTTTAGAGGATTCAATTGAAATGTCTTCATGTCGTTTTCTACGTATAAAAACATTTATAGAGGCGTGCGCACACGCAGACATTTATGTAAAACGCGTGCATATTCATTAAGAAATCTGCGTCGTTGCCATCCCATATGAGCAGTAAAATGACTATTTTTGGGTGTTCGGTTAAGACCTTGACatggaaaatctcatttgaGTTTCTACATCGTCATTTGGTCAGAAATTACTGATGTGAAATATATCATCGTTTTGTCAGAAATTACTGATGTGGAATATGGCCGTTGATAAGTACAATTtctgtaatttaaaaaaagtcatttcaataattccttttatttttgtatttccatttttatttttttctaatctttcttttttcttcgtcTTCTGCCGGTTGCCGCGCCTCAACGATGGCCAACGACAAGCCACAGTTGACGACAGACCTTGCCAACCTCAGGCGAACTTGTCAGCCGGAGCTTGTGGCCAGTCGTTGACGCCCAACGATTGACcgaggaagaaggggaaaaaaaaaaaagagaaagaaacaaaatcagaattGTTTTCTTCAAAAACTGGCCTTGATGTTCACAGGCCTGGTGTCTCGAGCACAGCTTCAGGTGCCCTGAGCCCTACCTTGATGGACCTAGGAGTGGCGGCTGGGGTCTTGGCAGCGGCCTAGATGGACTCGGGGCCAAGCACTACCAGGGAAGCGGCCTTACCACCAAGAGCCCGAGAACGAGCATTGGGGTTCTTGTGCCCAAACGCAAAGTTTATAGTTCAAATCCGGAAAATAATTTCTGActttttaaagagaaaattattttttaaaatttgagctttaataggaaaatattttctgttgactcCTGTACCAGAATAcgattttttgcaaaaaaaaacaaagtcttGACGATCCCGCGGATTGACTCTACCTGTGGGAAGTGATCCTACCTGTACTGGAAATATTCGATAGGAACGCGTAAACGTCAACATTAACTATTCACAGAGCGTCGATGCCCGTTGGACCAGCCTCCTGTGGACAGTGATTCATCATGTCGAGACGATGTGGTGGGGCTGGGCTGGCATGGCGTATGGTCTCTCTCTTGTCTCTCCTGCTCCATAATATCTTCTTCTCAGAACCCATTTCGACACTGACAAAAGTTTGTGCAAATGTAACAGTTTGGCACTCGTTAAGTGCTGACCTCCCAATAATTTATACTTCCTTCTCCGTGGAAAACCTGAGTAGTTTCAGACGAAACCAATTCATTCCCGGCTTGAATCGTCAAACGGGTAAATCGAATTGGGTCGAAAATGATCCGTCCAACATAgatcaatttaacaaattttgatccattttcattcGATGTAAATCAAGTGACACGTACCCGACTTGACCCATATTCCCAAAGCACTTTCATATAAAGCTCAACTTAGGAAAACCCATGAGTGTAGAGCGAGACTAAGTGAGAATGAGAGATAATAAAGAGAGAGTCGTAGACGTGAATTGAGtacaaataaattataaatcaatttataacccatttacaattcattatgacctatttaacattcatattatgtttaaattcATTTGTTGAATATAACAACACATATAACAATTCATCCTATCATATATGaattaagaaataaattaatgatctattttgacaggtctattCCCAGGTCATCTCGGAGTACAAGCTCGCCGCAACACCGCTCAGTGTACAGAAATCCATTCATTCCTTGTAATACATATGTCATAAAACCATAGTCATCACAGTAGTAAGTCCAGGCACTCATATACTCCTGTATATCCCATCATACAACTTCAATTTCCTGCCACTACATCTCCATTGCATTGACACAGTCCTTTGCTtctattccaaaaaagaaaagtcgaAGAGCAGTCAGGAAAGAGGATTTGTGCCGCTGGCACATCATGTACGACCAACCCTTCAAAGCTATTAAACAACACCGAATAAACCGGTCAAATTACATGATCGAGCGACGCGAGTACTAGAACTGGAGCCTACTAGGCTGTGCCTTGGTCATCCGGGCTTCGCCGTAGGGCTCGTCGTTGTCGATGCGCTTGTTGTTCCTGTATGCCCCACAACCGACCACGTAGGCGATCACCAGGATGATCAGTATGACGATGTTGATGACCGAGACCTTCCTCCAGCTGTGCCGGAGGCTGGCGAGCACGCCGACCTTGCAGGAGCTGCACGAGTAACACAGCTGATCCTGGTCGTTATTCCACAGGGAGCAGTCAGGGTTGGTCCCGGCTAGCCCGCCGCCCGGCGTCCAGTAGGTCTCGTTCACATAGGTGTAGCCGCAGTCGGTGGGCGGTTTGCAGCATCCAGACTGCCCAAATTCAATCGGAACAAATTCCATCACATTCTTCCGTAAATTAACGCGGAAACGACAATCTAATACTACAAGTCGGACAATTGACACCATCATGAGATCTTGAAACTAAATGGGTTCCTGAACAAGTTAAACCTGCAATTATAGAGGCCGTCCTCGTGCAGGGAAAGAGAATGACAAAGTGGAAAACAACCCAGAATCATGATTAACATCACTGAcctgaaaaagcaaaaagcgACCCAAATAATTGAGGTGTCTTTACGAGGGCCTACGACGGCGATGTCCACTGCCCAAGTATGCGAGACGAAGGACAACATGGCAAAGCCAGATGCTGGACAAAGATCTCGGACGATTTCTACAAACTTTACAGTTGAAGAAAGGGACGATCGCTCGTCTTATCCTACGTAAATGTCTGGGACTAGGAGCGAGTGTGGCCCCGAAAAGAGATTTGCAAAATCACGTGACGGTGTGAAACGAATCATCAACTTGGGCttaaagttttgtttttttttacctaaaGTCCCGCTTTTGTTAACACTCGAAGGAAAAGCTATTGGGAGCGACAAAACGGAAAAGACGGAGTAGAAAAGTTTGCGAAGTTCCTCTCGACTTTCTTTGTGAACAAGGAGGGTTTACTTAAACGAGAAACCTACGTTACGTGAGAGAAAAAGGCACCAAAAAAGGTTTTCGGAAAGATATTCTCGCACCCTTTTCTTGCGACGAGATATTCTCGTGCTTTGAATATTCGTCAAAGCGGTAAAAGACGAGGACCAGGAGATGCAGGTCTCTCCTGCTCCAGACTCAGAAATCAGACAGCCAACGAGGAAAATGTAGGGaaaggaaaatcgaaaaacTAAACGCTTAGCACCGCCCCGTTTCACCATAAACGACACTCGGCATTATTCAGAATGGACGACGAAATTCCGACATAATTATATGGTTTCATTAAGGAAAATTTCCCTCGTGAATGGATAATTCTCCTTGTTTTTCCCGTAATTCTTCTTGTCTTTGGCTATAAATAGAGAAACAACTAATCTGTGTTCGGGTAAATGAGCCGCCGGTTCAATTGCTTCCGCGTCGAATACCAGACAAACCGGGCTCTTGCCCATTCCTAGGAAGGGAGACATCATCATCGACCCACGTTATCCCACCCCCGTCCCCCGATGCTACGAGCCACACCGCCCCATGTGGCCCAATTAAATACATCCTTAAACTATTCATGAAATTGGTTGAACCACTGCTTTTCGGTTTGACTGATTGTTAGACACTTAACGCACAAGAAACCTCCAAGCTCGATCCACAGTTTGAATGTCGACCCATCTCGTCTCGTACTCCACTTTAACGGACAAATGGAAaaggcatgaaaaaaaaatgaaaaaaaagaagcaccAAATACTAAATATCGGGAAATTATTGACCAAAACCATGGTTAAAATATACCATCTTGATCACCACAGAGGGACCCGCGATCAATTTAAAGCAACATGATGTGTACTATCTTTCTCGAACCTAACTTGTAgagattaaggaaaaaaaaaaaggacaggtGTACGATATCTGGACAATTATTG
The genomic region above belongs to Rhodamnia argentea isolate NSW1041297 chromosome 6, ASM2092103v1, whole genome shotgun sequence and contains:
- the LOC115752229 gene encoding phosphatidylinositol transfer protein 1-like yields the protein MVQLKEFRIVMPLSLEEYQVAQMYAVTKMQHQSRTDTEGVDILESRRFEDGEFGKGHYTSKVYRLQSKVPAWLTTFAPADALILQEEAWNAFPRCKTVLKCPYFTKFSLTIETIHKADNGKSENVHGLSEEQLATQQVETLDIASATKDYWSYAIGSSDVDFSKFKSARTGRGPLSEGWQSKCNPVMTAYKLVTVDAPYWGFGYRLEQAMLSAERALFIESHRNCFSWIDDWYGMTVQRVRELERNLLHERIATPGALKSAEDSERPQLRSDQRPIPVEQE